In a genomic window of Meriones unguiculatus strain TT.TT164.6M chromosome 8, Bangor_MerUng_6.1, whole genome shotgun sequence:
- the LOC132655967 gene encoding histo-blood group ABO system transferase 2 translates to MSPLALSPCSRKDVLVLTPWLAPIIWEGTFNIDILNEQFRLQNTTIGLTVFAIKKYVVFLKLFLETAEQHFMVGHKVTYYVFTDRPGDVPQVHLGTGRHLVVLTVRNYSRWQDVSMHRMEMISHFSERRFLHEVDYLVCADVDMKFRDHVGVEILSALFGTLHPSFYNSNRGAFTYERRPKSQAYIPWDEGDFYYMGAFFGGSVVEVHHLTKACHEAMVEDKANGIEAVWHDESHLNKYLLYHKPTKVLSPEYMWDQQLMGWPSIMKKLRYVAVPKNHQAIRN, encoded by the exons ATGTCGCCTCTGGCTCTCTCTCCATGCAGTAGGAAAGACGTTCTCGTCCTGACTCCTTGGCTGGCTCCCATCATCTGGGAGGGAACCTTCAATATCGACATACTGAATGAGCAGTTCAGGCTTCAGAATACCACGATTGGACTGACTGTGTTTGCCATCAAAAA GTATGTGGTATTCCTGAAGCTGTTCCTGGAGACGGCAGAGCAGCACTTCATGGTGGGACACAAGGTCACCTACTATGTCTTCACTGACCGGCCAGGTGATGTTCCACAGGTGCACCTGGGGACAGGACGGCATCTGGTTGTGCTAACTGTGCGCAATTACAGCCGCTGGCAGGACGTGTCCATGCATCGGATGGAGATGATCAGCCACTTCTCAGAGCGGCGCTTTCTGCATGAGGTGGATTACCTGGTCTGTGCAGATGTGGACATGAAGTTCCGTGACCACGTGGGCGTGGAGATTCTCTCAGCGCTCTTCGGCACCCTGCATCCTAGCTTCTACAATAGCAACAGGGGGGCTTTTACCTATGAGCGCCGGCCAAAGTCCCAGGCCTACATCCCCTGGGATGAGGGAGACTTTTACTACATGGGGGCCTTCTTTGGGGGGTCAGTGGTGGAGGTGCACCATCTCACCAAGGCCTGTCATGAGGCTATGGTGGAGGACAAGGCCAATGGCATTGAGGCTGTGTGGCATGATGAGAGCCATTTGAACAAGTACCTGCTCTACCATAAGCCTACAAAAGTGCTGTCCCCAGAGTACATGTGGGACCAGCAGCTGATGGGCTGGCCATCCATCATGAAGAAGCTGAGATATGTAGCTGTGCCCAAGAACCATCAGGCAATCAGGAACTGA